One window of the Burkholderia ubonensis subsp. mesacidophila genome contains the following:
- the mdtN gene encoding multidrug transporter subunit MdtN, protein MKLAGISQPSTKGRAIALAIVALGIAALAYAYHRTTAYPSTDDASIDADIVHVASPVGGRIVKLAVHENQRVAKGDLLYEIDPVPYRLTVAQAQADVELARASLDTRRKTLIGERSNASVAAEQVKRATQNYGLATRDVNRLAPLAAQGYVSAQQFDQAKVRQHDAAVSLAQAQEQQRSSAQTIGDDADAIATLHAREAALARAQHALDDTVVRAPHDGLVTGLSILVGETLAPNQSIFTLIDAREWFAVGNFRETALKHIEVGDCATVYSMIDRGRAMTGKVVGIGAGIADSDRVNLPRTLPIVQRSVNWVHVAQRFPVRVKLDEPDGKLVRVGASAIVEVRHGSACR, encoded by the coding sequence ATGAAACTCGCCGGCATCAGCCAACCCTCGACCAAAGGCCGCGCGATCGCGCTCGCGATCGTCGCGCTCGGCATCGCCGCCCTCGCCTACGCGTATCACCGCACGACCGCCTATCCGTCGACCGACGACGCGTCGATCGACGCGGACATCGTGCATGTCGCGTCGCCCGTCGGCGGGCGCATCGTGAAGCTTGCCGTGCACGAGAACCAGCGCGTCGCGAAAGGCGACCTGCTGTACGAGATCGATCCGGTGCCGTACCGGCTGACGGTCGCGCAGGCGCAGGCCGACGTCGAGCTCGCGCGCGCGTCGCTCGACACGCGTCGCAAGACCCTGATCGGCGAGCGCTCGAATGCGTCGGTCGCCGCCGAGCAGGTAAAGCGCGCGACGCAGAACTACGGCCTCGCGACGCGCGACGTGAACCGGCTCGCGCCGCTCGCCGCCCAGGGTTATGTCAGCGCGCAGCAATTCGACCAGGCGAAGGTCAGGCAGCACGACGCGGCCGTATCCCTCGCGCAGGCGCAGGAACAGCAGCGCTCGTCCGCGCAGACCATCGGCGACGACGCCGACGCGATCGCGACGCTGCATGCGCGCGAAGCCGCGCTCGCCCGCGCGCAGCACGCGCTCGACGACACCGTCGTGCGCGCGCCGCACGACGGGCTCGTGACCGGCCTGTCGATCCTCGTCGGCGAGACCCTCGCGCCGAACCAGTCGATCTTCACGCTGATCGATGCACGCGAATGGTTCGCCGTCGGCAATTTCCGCGAGACGGCGTTGAAGCACATCGAAGTCGGCGACTGCGCGACCGTCTATTCGATGATCGACCGCGGCCGCGCGATGACGGGCAAGGTCGTCGGCATCGGCGCGGGGATCGCGGACAGCGACCGCGTCAACCTGCCGCGAACGCTGCCGATCGTGCAGCGCTCGGTGAACTGGGTGCACGTGGCGCAGCGCTTCCCGGTGCGCGTGAAGCTCGACGAACCCGACGGCAAGCTCGTGCGCGTCGGCGCGAGCGCGATCGTCGAGGTCCGGCATGGCTCAGCCTGCCGCTGA
- a CDS encoding TolC family protein yields the protein MRLPEPPAASIAAAALATAVALAGCATSSLDLAPEASDRPWQPPTSAAGEIVPGAAPAHAPRAPHDYTLPATPALAAVPPPAALDAAHAYTLPELIDLAESTNPLTRIAWNDARNAALAVGIAKTAYLPQLSATAMGAYQSSHGSTSTPLGSGSSDTTVHGTISALSLQWLLFDFGGRAARVEAAEQASIVSNVAFTAVHQQVIHDVTVAYYRYEASRSRARSARQSLANAETIVAAARARLKQGVGTVVEVAQATQNRAQANLALVEASGAESDGYLGLVSALGISPLSKPTIAALPPRPLPPALRTSVDSIVADAIARRPDLQSAYALENADRAKVKAAQAEFMPKVFMSASTSYSSGGTAITALPAIGQQAPTVNLNGSRYGGGVFVGVTIPLYDGGLRSAVLMQARNDAESASARLTRTKEEAVRQVVAAQNALQTSLASHEAATALVAAAQTTYDAALTAYRNGVGSVTDATLAQSQLLAAKNADVDSYCGALSAAATLALATGTIGSAQ from the coding sequence ATGCGCCTACCTGAACCGCCGGCCGCCTCGATCGCCGCAGCCGCCCTCGCGACCGCCGTCGCGCTGGCCGGCTGCGCGACGTCGTCGCTCGATCTGGCGCCGGAGGCGTCCGACCGCCCGTGGCAGCCGCCAACGTCGGCAGCGGGCGAGATCGTGCCGGGCGCGGCGCCTGCACACGCGCCGCGCGCGCCGCACGACTACACGCTGCCCGCCACGCCCGCGCTCGCGGCCGTGCCGCCGCCCGCTGCGCTCGACGCGGCGCACGCGTACACGCTGCCCGAACTGATCGACCTCGCCGAATCGACGAACCCGTTGACCCGCATCGCATGGAACGACGCGCGCAACGCCGCGCTCGCGGTCGGCATCGCGAAGACCGCGTACCTGCCGCAGCTGTCCGCGACCGCGATGGGCGCCTACCAGAGCAGCCACGGCTCGACCTCGACGCCGCTCGGCAGCGGCTCGAGCGACACGACCGTGCACGGCACGATCTCGGCGCTGTCGCTGCAATGGCTGCTGTTCGACTTCGGCGGCCGGGCCGCGCGCGTCGAAGCGGCGGAACAGGCGTCGATCGTGTCGAACGTCGCGTTCACGGCCGTCCACCAGCAGGTGATCCACGACGTGACCGTCGCGTACTACCGGTACGAAGCCTCGCGATCGCGCGCGCGCAGCGCGCGGCAGAGCCTCGCCAACGCCGAGACGATCGTCGCGGCCGCCCGCGCGCGGCTCAAGCAGGGCGTCGGCACCGTCGTCGAAGTCGCGCAGGCGACGCAGAACCGTGCGCAGGCCAATCTCGCGCTCGTCGAGGCGAGCGGCGCCGAGAGCGACGGCTACCTGGGCCTCGTCTCCGCGCTCGGCATTTCGCCGCTGTCGAAGCCGACGATCGCGGCTCTGCCGCCGCGGCCGCTGCCGCCGGCGCTGCGCACGTCGGTCGACTCGATCGTCGCGGACGCGATCGCGCGCCGCCCCGACCTGCAGAGCGCGTATGCGCTCGAAAACGCCGACCGCGCGAAGGTGAAGGCGGCGCAGGCCGAGTTCATGCCGAAGGTATTCATGTCCGCATCGACCTCGTACAGCAGCGGCGGCACGGCGATCACCGCGCTGCCGGCGATCGGCCAGCAGGCGCCGACCGTCAACCTGAACGGTAGCCGCTACGGCGGCGGCGTGTTCGTCGGCGTGACGATCCCGCTGTACGACGGCGGCCTGCGCTCGGCGGTGCTGATGCAGGCGCGCAACGACGCCGAGAGCGCGTCGGCGCGGCTGACGCGCACGAAGGAGGAAGCGGTCCGGCAGGTCGTCGCCGCGCAGAACGCGCTGCAGACGAGCCTTGCGTCGCACGAGGCCGCGACGGCGCTCGTCGCCGCCGCGCAGACGACCTACGACGCCGCGCTGACCGCGTACCGCAACGGCGTCGGCTCGGTGACCGACGCGACGCTCGCGCAGAGCCAGCTGCTCGCGGCGAAGAATGCGGACGTCGACAGCTACTGCGGCGCGTTGTCGGCCGCCGCCACGCTCGCGCTCGCCACGGGGACGATCGGGTCCGCGCAATGA
- a CDS encoding FUSC family protein, with translation MAQPAAEVRSPGLREVLRLLAPFPGRASMAVRVALICTLTVLVTSAYGTPEAAISAYVVFFLNRADRVTSVVLATAMMLIITVVIALVLGVAIFSIEYSVLRVACMAVLSVGLLYLTSASKLRPVGAILAMIVGFGLDELGLVPVGEAATRALLYTWLMVAIPVGIAIVVNLLIAPSPRRLALAQLAKRLRLAAQRLRGDDDGARAAFDASLREGDHQLLTWLKLSKLEGTSSGADVAALRQAIASSTAILVAVALADREPGARLPDAFAAPVAATLNEMAGMLEQGGYPVDVTLALPPADALPPLARVVATDLHAALTRFAEPGATADAPPVDANAPAAPPAPRGGFFLPDARTNPDHIRYALKTTVAAMFCYLLYSQLDWSGIHTCFITCYMVSLGSTAETVEKLTLRIAGCIVGALVGTAALVFVVPSLSSIGHLMALVFVGAGLAAWVAFGSPRIAYAGFQIAFAFFLCVIQGAGPGFDLTLARDRTIGILLGNVVVYLVFTRVWPVSIGKQVDAALAALVDQWRRLAQVAQPAERRAQAAEAFARHGAIAQDLGLIHYEPSWVRPAPAWIATRRRALAELGALEGPLFLLAERAPGDAAIGARLARVAELRDAESGTDAEPDATAASHPAAARTADDAPPTSQPAGDRADPARDALLNLIDARLARIAAAARQATSKELHPHAPT, from the coding sequence ATGGCTCAGCCTGCCGCTGAAGTCCGGTCGCCCGGCCTGCGCGAAGTCCTGCGTCTGCTCGCGCCGTTTCCGGGCCGTGCGTCGATGGCCGTGCGGGTCGCGCTGATCTGCACCTTGACCGTGCTCGTGACGAGCGCGTACGGCACGCCGGAAGCCGCGATCTCCGCTTACGTGGTGTTCTTCCTGAACCGCGCCGACCGCGTGACGAGCGTCGTGCTCGCCACGGCGATGATGCTGATCATCACGGTCGTGATCGCGCTCGTGCTCGGCGTCGCGATCTTCAGCATCGAGTATTCGGTGCTGCGGGTCGCGTGCATGGCCGTGCTGTCGGTCGGGCTGCTCTACCTGACGTCCGCCAGCAAGCTGCGCCCCGTCGGCGCGATCCTCGCGATGATCGTCGGCTTCGGGCTCGACGAGCTCGGCCTCGTGCCGGTCGGCGAAGCCGCGACGCGCGCGCTGCTCTACACGTGGCTGATGGTCGCGATCCCGGTCGGCATCGCGATCGTCGTCAACCTGCTGATCGCGCCGTCGCCGCGCCGGCTCGCGCTCGCGCAGCTCGCGAAGCGGCTGCGGCTCGCCGCGCAACGGCTGCGCGGCGACGACGACGGCGCGCGCGCCGCGTTCGACGCGAGCCTGCGCGAAGGCGACCATCAGCTCCTGACCTGGCTCAAGCTGTCGAAGCTCGAAGGCACGTCGTCCGGCGCCGACGTCGCCGCGCTGCGGCAGGCCATCGCGTCGAGCACCGCGATCCTGGTCGCGGTCGCGCTGGCGGACCGCGAGCCCGGCGCGCGGCTGCCCGACGCGTTCGCCGCGCCGGTCGCGGCGACGCTCAACGAGATGGCCGGCATGCTCGAGCAAGGCGGCTATCCGGTCGACGTGACGCTCGCGCTGCCGCCGGCCGATGCGCTGCCGCCGCTCGCGCGCGTGGTCGCGACGGACCTGCACGCGGCGCTCACCCGCTTCGCGGAACCCGGCGCGACGGCCGACGCGCCGCCCGTCGACGCGAACGCGCCCGCCGCGCCACCCGCCCCGCGCGGCGGCTTCTTCCTGCCGGACGCGCGCACCAACCCCGATCACATCCGCTACGCGCTGAAGACGACGGTCGCGGCGATGTTCTGCTACCTGCTGTACTCGCAGCTCGACTGGTCGGGCATCCATACGTGCTTCATCACCTGCTACATGGTGTCGCTCGGCTCGACCGCCGAGACGGTCGAGAAGCTCACGCTGCGGATCGCCGGCTGCATCGTCGGCGCGCTGGTCGGCACCGCGGCGCTGGTGTTCGTGGTGCCGTCGCTGTCGTCGATCGGCCATCTGATGGCGCTCGTGTTCGTCGGCGCGGGGCTGGCCGCATGGGTCGCGTTCGGCTCGCCGCGGATCGCGTATGCGGGTTTCCAGATCGCCTTCGCGTTCTTCCTGTGCGTGATCCAGGGCGCGGGCCCCGGCTTCGACCTGACGCTCGCGCGCGATCGCACGATCGGCATCCTGCTCGGCAACGTCGTCGTGTATCTCGTGTTCACGCGCGTCTGGCCGGTCAGCATCGGCAAGCAGGTCGACGCGGCGCTCGCCGCGCTGGTCGACCAGTGGCGGCGGCTCGCGCAGGTCGCTCAGCCGGCCGAACGGCGCGCCCAGGCGGCCGAAGCGTTCGCGCGCCACGGCGCGATCGCGCAGGATCTCGGCCTGATCCATTACGAACCGTCGTGGGTGCGGCCCGCGCCCGCGTGGATCGCCACGCGGCGGCGCGCGCTCGCGGAACTGGGCGCGCTCGAAGGCCCGCTGTTCCTGCTCGCCGAACGCGCACCGGGCGATGCGGCGATCGGCGCGCGGCTTGCGCGCGTGGCCGAGCTGCGCGACGCAGAAAGCGGAACGGACGCCGAACCTGATGCGACCGCCGCGTCACACCCCGCCGCCGCCCGCACGGCGGACGACGCGCCACCGACATCGCAACCGGCCGGCGACCGCGCCGACCCCGCACGCGACGCACTGCTGAACCTGATCGACGCGCGGCTCGCCCGCATCGCCGCTGCCGCCCGTCAAGCCACATCGAAGGAGCTTCACCCCCATGCGCCTACCTGA
- a CDS encoding MgtC/SapB family protein, with product MTFDFALRLFTAFACGVAIGLERQMRQRTAGLRTITLVASGACLFVTLGVLTGNGVAGVTQIAAYVVSGVGFLGGGVIMRDKGSIQGINTAATLWCSAAVGVLSGSGHYVPALAGTGVVLLTNTVLRGVSQAINATPVSNADLVREYQITVICLATDEVHIRTLLSNSMYAKPLSFQSLTSEDVPDQPDRLKVTATLKLHPKDQQKLEQIASRMSMEKSISSVSWTAKEAEPLME from the coding sequence ATGACTTTCGATTTCGCACTTCGTCTTTTCACCGCGTTCGCCTGTGGCGTCGCGATCGGCCTCGAACGCCAGATGCGCCAGCGCACCGCGGGCCTGCGCACGATCACGCTGGTCGCGAGCGGCGCCTGCCTGTTCGTGACGCTCGGCGTGCTGACCGGCAACGGCGTCGCGGGCGTCACGCAGATCGCCGCATACGTCGTGTCGGGCGTCGGCTTCCTGGGCGGCGGCGTGATCATGCGCGACAAGGGCTCGATCCAGGGCATCAACACGGCCGCGACGCTGTGGTGCTCGGCCGCCGTCGGCGTGCTGTCGGGCTCCGGCCATTACGTGCCCGCGCTGGCCGGCACGGGCGTCGTGCTGCTCACCAACACGGTGCTGCGCGGCGTCAGCCAGGCGATCAACGCGACGCCCGTGTCGAACGCCGACCTGGTGCGCGAATACCAGATCACCGTGATCTGCCTCGCGACGGACGAGGTGCACATCCGCACGCTGCTGTCGAATTCGATGTATGCGAAGCCGCTGTCGTTCCAGAGCCTGACGAGCGAGGACGTGCCCGACCAGCCGGACCGGCTGAAGGTCACCGCGACGCTGAAGCTGCATCCGAAGGATCAGCAGAAGCTCGAGCAGATCGCGAGCCGGATGAGCATGGAGAAGAGCATTTCCAGCGTGAGCTGGACCGCGAAGGAAGCGGAACCGCTGATGGA